The genomic DNA AGAGGTTCCGCGCTGTCAACAGAGGCATCACGGAAAATTTCCGCCGCCCTCGAGAAATATCCGTTGTCTTCGAGGATGTTGTCCGAATCGATAAGGGCGAGAATTTCCCCGGAGGAAACCTTAATGGCTGCGGCTTTGCCCGCTTCGCCGGTGCGAAGGGGATTGGGCACGATTCGGTTCACCCCATACCTCTCCGCAATTTCCAGGGTACCATCAGTGGAGCCTGCATCAGCCATCACAATTTCCACCTGTTCACAGGGATAGTTCTGCCTGCGGATGGAATCGAGACAGCGGGCCAATGTTCGGGCGGCGTTGAGAGTGGGAAGGATGACGCTGATTCGGGGCGGTGTATGAGAAGTTGAATCATTTTGAGTTCTATCAGACATTGTAGTATATTACCTTAAACACGTGGTTTTCACAAGGGGTTGTAACACCCAAACATATCTGGTAATCAACGATAATAATTTCAGAAACATACATAACCGTTAAAGGAATATCAAGTGGGTGTTTGAAAAATCAGGGCCTTCTCGATCTTTGCGATATACATAGAGAAAATCGCATATTGAAACGTATTTCTTCGCCGTGCGTATAAAATGTGTTTTACAGATAGTATGATAACCATAGTCATTTATAACAAACACAAGAGGAGATTGTCATGAGCGCCCTGCCTGAAGTCACTGACCATACCTTTAAAACCGAGGTTCTCGAATCACAGAAGCCGGTTGTTGTCGATTTTTGGGCGTCCTGGTGTATGCCCTGCCGGATGCTCACTCCAATCCTGGAAAAAGTGGCGGAGAAAAATTCGGAAAAGTTCAGTTTCTACAAACTTAATACGGATGAAAATCCACAAATATCAAAGCAATTCCATATCATGAGCATACCCACGGTGATATTTTTCAAAAACGGGCAGGAGGTAAAAAGGCTGATCGGGGTGCAGCAGGAAACAGCTCTGCAAATGGAGCTCGACCGGGTGTAACCTGAGTTTTTCCCCGTTCATTACATTGATTGCCGTCCCCAGAACCGCTGATTTTAAAAAAAAAATTCATGAAAAAAACATTGTTTTACTAGAAATGAATGGTTAGAATATAGATTCGGTATCAATGTCTGAAAAGCAGACTACCAGCCGGGCATCCGGGACGTACTTCTACCGGTTCCGGTTCGGCGGGTTCACCGAGACAAAAAAGATGGTGCTGCTGAGATAGGACTAAAGAACAGTATGATAAATTTGGTAATCCGCATAGTGATCGGCGCGTTCGTGGGGGCTTTGATAAGCCTGGCATACTACAAGTTCGTGGGATGCCGGACTGGCACCTGCCCC from Candidatus Latescibacter sp. includes the following:
- a CDS encoding glycosyltransferase, which codes for MSDRTQNDSTSHTPPRISVILPTLNAARTLARCLDSIRRQNYPCEQVEIVMADAGSTDGTLEIAERYGVNRIVPNPLRTGEAGKAAAIKVSSGEILALIDSDNILEDNGYFSRAAEIFRDASVDSAEPL
- the trxA gene encoding thioredoxin, giving the protein MSALPEVTDHTFKTEVLESQKPVVVDFWASWCMPCRMLTPILEKVAEKNSEKFSFYKLNTDENPQISKQFHIMSIPTVIFFKNGQEVKRLIGVQQETALQMELDRV
- a CDS encoding DUF6132 family protein, coding for MINLVIRIVIGAFVGALISLAYYKFVGCRTGTCPITSDPYASALFGVVVGGILAVIIRSE